A genomic segment from Nicotiana tabacum cultivar K326 chromosome 9, ASM71507v2, whole genome shotgun sequence encodes:
- the LOC142164100 gene encoding zinc finger protein ZAT12-like has protein sequence MAAANHTYIVCFVRKQCRKEEENSEISGIKRSREEDRQVEAEAMANCALTLLSRLNNNATSTDRDYHNDFECKTCNKRFPSFQALGNHRASHKRPKLLAGAGDFLVQSKKNKMHECYICGMEFYLGQALGGHMIRHQKTSSSVARKTKTQVTGIIFCCLDLNLTPDENVELKLWPTAPVSSPVL, from the exons ATggcggcagcaaatcacacttacattGTTTGTTTTGTAAGAAAACAATGCAGAAAGGAAGAGGAGAATTCAGAAATTTC TGGCATAAAAAGAAGCAGAGAAGAAGATAGGCAAGTGGAAGCAGAAGCCATGGCTAACTGCGCCTTAACGTTATTGTCTCGTTTAAATAACAACGCGACTTCAACGGATCGAGATTATCACAATGATTTTGAATGTAAAACTTGCAATAAACGGTTTCCATCTTTTCAAGCGCTCGGCAACCACCGTGCAAGTCATAAACGGCCAAAATTACTCGCTGGAGCCGGAGATTTTCTTGTGCAATCCAAAAAGAATAAAATGCATGAATGTTATATTTGTGGTATGGAGTTCTATTTGGGTCAAGCTTTAGGTGGACATATGATACGTCATCAGAAAACGTCGTCGTCAGTAGCCAGAAAGACAAAGACACAGGTCACTGGTATTATTTTCTGCTGCTTGGACTTGAATTTAACCCCTGATGAAAATGTTGAATTGAAGTTATGGCCGACGGCTCCGGTTTCATCTCCTGTTTTGTGA
- the LOC142164101 gene encoding uncharacterized protein LOC142164101 has product MAEDSELWDIICDGPFVPMKTISEPAVTVPKTWKEYNDVDCKAIEKNFRAKKILVCGIGRDEYNRISACQSAKEISEALQTAHEGTTQVKQSKIDILTTEYELFSMNDDESIQNIHTRFTSIINELHYLGEIIPRNKLVRKILSVLPGSWESKVNAITEAKDL; this is encoded by the coding sequence atggctgaagattcagaGCTTTGGGATATCATCTGCGATGGACCCTTCGTCCCTATGAAGACCATTAGCGAGCCAGCAGTGACAGTACCAAAGACATGGAAGGAGTACAATGATGTCGACTGCAAAGCTATAGAGAAAAACTTTCGAGCAAAGAAGATCCTCGTCTGCGGTATTGGACGAGACGAGTATAATAGAATTTCTGCTTGTCAATCTGCCAAGGAGATCTCGGAGGCTCTCCAAACTGCACATGAAGGAACAACTCAAGTAAAGCAATCAAAGATCGACATTCTCACTACTGAATATGAACTCTTCAGTATGAATGATGATGAATCCATTCAGAACATACATACTCGATTCACCTCGATCATTAATGAGCTCCACTATCTAGGAGAGATCATTCCAAGGAATAAACTTGTTCGGAAAATACTTAGTGTATTACCTggttcttgggaaagcaaagtcAATGCTATCACAGAGGCAAAAGATTTGTAA